DNA from Planctomycetota bacterium:
GCGGCTCCTGGCGGCGGCCAAGGCGGGGGATCCCGCGGCGTTCGAGCGCGCCCTGAGGCCGCACCTTCCGATGCTCTTCGCCTACAGCCGGGCCATCTGCGGCGACTACCATGCCGCGGAGGACGTGGTCCAGGAAACGGCCGAAATCGCCTACCGCAAGCTCAACTACCTCATTCCGGAGGCGGATTTCGCCGGCTGGCTCAAGGCCATCGCCCGCCGGCAGGCGCTGGCCGCCCGCCGCAAGCTCACCCGGGCGGGCCTGGTGGCGGAGGAATTGATCGAAAAGGTCTATCAGGATCCTCTCCCCGCCTCTCTC
Protein-coding regions in this window:
- a CDS encoding sigma-70 family RNA polymerase sigma factor; translated protein: MPADEETRLLAAAKAGDPAAFERALRPHLPMLFAYSRAICGDYHAAEDVVQETAEIAYRKLNYLIPEADFAGWLKAIARRQALAARRKLTRAGLVAEELIEKVYQDPLPASLDRRSEALEECLKQVGGRAAEALRAHYFEGVRLTDLAPRLSMTPAAVRQMLHRVRQLLLDCVRRRLTVENVS